One window of the Trifolium pratense cultivar HEN17-A07 linkage group LG2, ARS_RC_1.1, whole genome shotgun sequence genome contains the following:
- the LOC123905206 gene encoding E3 ubiquitin-protein ligase RNF14-like, with amino-acid sequence MDLETLHLPRKSNAVPQSTPEIIDVDTYRLSVKRAISDVINLSDEEDDDDIKILNFIPKTIPFGKRKRFENGESSNSRAAAFVCEICTDTKTIKDAFFISGCSHAYCSDCVSMYISSKLDDNITNIGCPVPGCNGLLEAEFCRSILKPEVFERWGKALCEALIDVSEKFYCPLIFRLLTVVKKILMNEGVGCIVKCRLSKCNLV; translated from the exons ATGGACTTGGAAACATTGCACCTTCCAAGAAAAAGCAATGCAGTTCCACAATCCACTCCGGAGATAATCGACGTCGACACCTACCGTTTATCCGTCAAGCGAGCCATCTCTGATGTCATTAATCTTTCcgatgaagaagacgacgaTGACATTAAGATCCTCAATTTCATTCCAAAAACTATCCCTTTCGGAAAACGTAAAAGATTCGAAAACGGAGAGTCTTCAAATTCCAGAGCTGCGGCGTTTGTTTGCGAAATCTGCACTGACACTAAAACGATTAAGGATGCTTTCTTCATCAGCGGTTGCTCTCATGCTTATTGCTCAGATTGCGTGTCAATGTACATCAGTTCCAAACTTGATGATAACATCACAAATATTGGGTGTCCAGTTCCCGGGTGCAATGGTTTATTAGAAGCGGAGTTTTGTCGTTCGATTCTTAAACCCGAGGTTTTTGAACGGTGGGGTAAGGCATTGTGTGAGGCTTTGATAGATGTATCGGAGAAGTTTTATTGTCCTTTAATTTTTCGCTTGTTAACTGTG GTTAAGAAGATCTTAATGAATGAAGGTGTTGGCTGCATAGTAAAATGTAGGTTATCTAAGTGTAATTTGGTTTGA